ccaagattttttgataatgagaggaatgtaggggaatccatagaagtaataacagttaatgtcttctgaaattatgttgctatcttgcaagtgcactctgtatatctttgggtgaaagctactcttaatgttatgtcaatttctttataggcgagccttttagaatcttgtgagaaaaagtaggacactgcataaactcaaggccatttacctgagcaagcggtggtccattgttagtccttaataatttcatctgctaatctctctctgccccttgaatcacaacagcagtaaagttgagttaattattagtactaatactttaaaagcttttactgatgttgttatcgctattcaagttattttgtactttgaatgatttgctacctggtttgtaatttatagatataaattaactgttatctggaaacatgtaaacatagtgaaacagaagcaatgattaataccatgtaattgtaacttagttgtgtgtataaaaagggacctatactagcatttggcagagatgcctggcagtaaatgctaactagagaataaagagaaagaaaagaatccggctctctcactcgatttcgccgacgccgtctcctcctgtgggacccctggattccccccggggctggaccccggcataaTGCCAGGTCAGAGGTCACCTGATGTTTACTAGTGTCCTGGCAAGGGCCAGGGGCTGGCTGTTCTCATACCTTACTTTACAGAAATCCTTCAAGGTAATGGATACTTTCTAACATTACAGAAGAGAGACTGAGGCTCAAGGAGAGACATGACCTTCttcaagttcacacagctggTCGGTTACACCAAAGCCCATGCTCCGTTTGGGGAGGCGTCTTCAGTAAGTGGTCAGAAAAGATTGGAAAGAGGGCTGAAGAGCAGGTGTGCAGAGTCCTGTAAGGCAAGCCATCTAGTGGTGCTTTctagtttgtgtttttctttgcttcaagAAAATGTTGGGTAAAACTGTTCTAGAGCTCATTTCTGAGCATTCCGGCTTCCACCTGGTTGTGCAACACCACATGGCTTCAGGCTGTTCTGAGTTATTCCTCCCGAGAACCAACTTCCTCTCACCAGGTCACCCGCTCACCCAGCCTGGTTTTCTCCTGAGTCCTCAGAGCTCTCTGAGGCAACATCCTGGTGGTCTTGGTCCTCTAGCAATAATACAAGAGCCTCAAGGACATGACCCACATCTACGTCCTCAAATTAGCCATTTCTAACTTGCCCTGACATGACGGAGCTATGAAGACCTGCTTATGCCCTGTCAGGACCAAGTACCACGGGACAGGCTGTGCCCACTCTGGTGTCCTCAGTGTCCTCCACTAAGGTATGGGCTGGCCTCCTAGAATTGGACTGTGGTGGCAGTACTGTGATTTGGTGAGATGATCTTTGCAATGTACCACATCCTTGCTCTTGGCTACCAAATCACAAGAGCATCCACTAGACTTTGTGCATTCCAAAAAGATTACATGGCCACACAGTGTGACATTCTCAGTACCCTTTGTCACACCAACAGAGACACTATTTAGTCTCTAATGCCATGAAGGTTCATTGGTAAGTATTTGACTGTCAGCTGAGAATATTTTCAGTCCCATGTCTTTCTGCAAACTCCCAAGGGTAGAGTCACAGCTCTGTGATAGGAGGCAGGACATTTGAATGGTTTCAGGGACAGGCGTGAGAGTGTACACACCAGGTCTGAGCCTCAGCTCTCACTGTCACCGGATATGTGTCCCGCTCACTCTGAACTTCTGTGTCATCGCCTCTAAAATGGAAAAAGTGAATTGTACCCTCCAGGATAGTTTAACACTAATGCTAAGTCTATAGGAAGCATGAGGGAAGAGTTGGTGGGGAAGAATGTGGTGAGGTCTCCCCTTGTCTGGGTGCTCCATCTGCAGAAGTTTTCTTCACAGCCCTCTTTgccaaaatatttgaaatcattCTAGGTGCACTCATTTGTTAATtgtcttccccacccccaatctGCAGTAAACTACAGTTTTCACAAGGGCAGAGAGACCCTGGAACCCCCTCACTCAACACTGGGTCCCAGGACATGGAACACGATGGGCACTTAGTAAAGAGTTCTGAAGGAATTGAGACATAATCTCTGCCTTGTCTCAGTTGTCCAGAGCCCACTGCCTGTAAACAGTAAAGCAAAAACAGAAACCACATTCCAGGACCCATGGAAGAAAACAGGATTGAAATTCCAATCAGTACAGTGGACTATGACAGGACCACAGAATTTGAGGACAGAAAATCAACCCCATGCCAGAAAGAAGACTGGAGGTCCTTTGCAGCTCAGCTGCTGCCCCCTTTGTACTCCCTGGTGTTTGTCACTGGCCTGGTCGGCAACATCCTGGTGGTCCTGGTCCTCTTGCAACACAAGAGGCTCAAGAACATGACCAACATCTACCTGCTCAACCTAGCCATTTCTGACCTGCTCTTCCTCTTTACGCTGCCCTTCTGGATTCACTACTATCGGAAAGGTAACTGGGTGTTTGGCAATGTCATGTACAAGTTGCTGTCGGGGCTTTATTACGTAGGTCTGTACAGCGAGATCTTCTTCATCATCCTGCTGACCATCGACAGGTACCTGGCCATCGTCCATGCTGTGTTTGCCCTGCGGGCCCGGACCGTCACATTTGGTATCATCACCAGTGTAGTCAGCTGGGTCCTGGCCAGCCTGGCTGCCATCCCGAGCTTTTACTTTTCTGAGTCCAAGATTGAGTTCAATCGTTACAGCAGCACGGTTTATTTCCCTCCTGAATACCACAATCACTGGAAACGGTTTCTGGCTCTGAAACTGAACATCCTGGGGCTGGTCTTGCCTCTGGTGATCATGATCGTCTGCTACACGAGGATCATAAAGATTCTGCTCAGACGGCCCAATGAGAGGAAGTCCAAAGCTGTCCGACTGATTTTTGTCAATTATggtcatcttttttctcttttggacgCCCTTCAATCCGACCAAGTTTGTTGCAGCTTTTGCAGACGCTCTTTTGGAGAGTAACTGTGAGTAGACCAAAAAGCAGGACCTGGCCATTCAGGTGACAGAGGTGATCTCCTACATGCACTGCTGTGTCAACTCCATCATCTACATCTTTATTGGAGAGAGGTTCCTCAAGTACCTGCGTCAGCTGTTCCACAGGCTCCTGTCCCTGAGCCCGTGGAAACATCTCCCCTTCTTCTACACCCATAGCCAAGACAGGGCCAGCTCCATGTCCCCATCCACAGGAGAGCAGGAACTCTCTGATGGGATCAGACTCATGCTTAGCAAGAGTGACCTGCTAGGCACAGTGGCTGAAGGTGAGGCAGCTTCAGTGTCTCGGCCAGATAGTGACCACTGACCAGTGTGAAGCGACGCCACCTGGGGTTTAGGTGGATCACCTCTGAGGCTTGACTATCTCCTGGGAGCTTCTCCCTGGAGATGAATGAGTGAGCGAGGTCATTCCAGAATACGGAACAAAGGGCGCCAGCCAAGGGCTTGGGCCAAACAGGGTTTCAGATTTGTGAACATGAACATTTGTAAACAAAGCCACTGAGcatcctctcccctccacccccaccaccagtGAGCTTGGAAACAGTGATTTACACAGTGACTCAGCTCTGAGCCAGGAGCCAATCAGGAGCCAGCAGCTGCGTCTCCCACCCCCTCTGCAGTCCCCGGCAGGCATTTAGTCTGCTGGAAACCCTGAGGAGCCTAGAACTCATGATGGAAGGGCTTGAACCAAAAGAGAGGAGAATTGAGGAACTTTCATTGGCACCAAAACTTGCCTTATAGAGAATTATCTTatactcactaaaataaaaacattcaggcTGAGGACCAGACACAGACCTCGTGTATAATGTGTTGTACTTTTGGAAATAGCCATAGAAGTAAAGCAGTTATTATTTCAAAAACTTGGACATCAAAATCACTCCTAAATCCCTCTACCCCATTATAGTTAATGTACATTTTTGATGAACTTTCCTTTAATTTATGTTTTCTGTCATACACATTCATGAGTATAACAAAGATGCACTACTATTCTCACCCTTCTGCTCCTGTTGTTTTTAAGTAGGAGCTCGTTCTATCGCATTTCCAGCTCAATACCTTATTATAAAGTATTGTTTATGGTGTCAGCACTGAAATCCACGGCACAGACGCACTCAAATTGACTGGTATCCCCATGGTGCTTGCAGAAATCAGTTCACCCCCAAGTGGTGACTGAGGACCTACTCCAGTCAAAGCAACCCTGGGAGACACGGGTGGAGGTGAGAGGGGTGTTCTCCAAGAGCCCTGTGCTCAGTGAGGTGACAGCCCCAGGGATGCCAACAGAGCcccggtggggtggggtggggctgagaccAGGGATATAAGACCACTGTGAGTAGAGCCTGTACCCACACATGCACCACATCCTTCCATGTGCCGTGATGGGGAGGAGCCTAATGAGGTGGTCAGTTTGACCAGGGAAACAGGCCTATTAGAGATTCCTGGCAGGGACTGGGAAGGCCAGCACCAAATCACTGTGCAGCTTTTATTCAACCGAAAAGCATTCTGTCTTAGCTTTTAATTTAGCAAAttcaaaacctatttgaaaaaataattaggtGAAACAGTGTAAGCAAATTTTGAATATGAAAAGTATTTTATTGGAAAAGAAACTGATCTGCTTATGAACTGATACACATcataaaacacaaattcaaaatatgataacagaaaaaaaatgtatgtagcaGACTAAAAACTAAGACCAAGACATGACTATCAACTCCCCTCATTTATCAGAATATTTTACAAATCAATAGGAAAACCACTTGGATTTTTTTATCCCATAATTATTCTATATACTCAATTAACAAAGATATTAACAGATAGGTCATAGAATAAATGCAGTAGCCATTATTATGAAATCTCAATTAGTTATCAAAGAAATGCTAACGGCAGTGAAGATCATTTAGAAAGTACATCTGGTAATCCTCTGTCCAAGAATAGTCACAGATAATGGTAACATGCAGCACATCTGGAAAGTTCGATAACCGAAGAAGGGTTAATTAAGTGCTGTTAAGTATGAGCTAGGAAACAGGCACAAATgacttataaaaaatttattgacatgaatattcttgttttgttaatgttaaataaaaaatatgaaatcttctggttcatattttataatatatatgcagaagacaaagacagggagaaaatagaCCCCAAATTCTATGGGATTATGTGTGTATCACTCAGAGCTTAATCAGAGACATGACGTGAGATAAGGCTAGGGTTTCCAAACTGTGTGCCGAGGCACCCAGGGCCACAGTGAACtcccagttccatttttaagggCTCCACACTGCACCTGACATTTCCTGGACACCCTGGGAACTACAAGTGGGAGAAAGTTCACAGTTTCAATGTTATGTTGTGGTGCATTCCTTTCAAAGTGGACGTGTCTCTGCAAAGCCTGGTTTCCGGTGATTTGAGATAAATCAGTGTGGAACAGGAACTGAGGGGACAGTGTCCCACGGATTCCAACATCAGCCACCAGGTGTACATATCCCATTGGCatggattatttaaaaatgaaataaaatattatttttttcaatagatGTGTATTTTCAAGCAGTGCAGACAAAATCACTTAAGTTGCTTGAATCCAAAGACTTCCTGAGTGGAAGAGTTCAGTTCTTCTTTTGTCTCCGGGCGCTGAGGAAAAGTACTGGGACCATAAGGGCTCCGGGAACTGAGAAAGTCTGGAATTCTGTGGAATAAGAGTGTGTTTAGCAACTGGATAGTTTGCAGTTGTGGGAGCTGGTGGGTGAGCCTGTGCACGCTGTTGCCAGGCCACTAGCACAGGGAGGGGAGTCTCTAGAGGTCAGCCAAGTGGGCACTCAGGAAGGGACACTAGATACGGACGACAGCAAGGACAAAGTAGAAGGTGTCAGTAGAAAGGACAGTGACGTGAACGGAAGCTGCCCTTTCCCCATGCTGATGCTTGGACTCCTGGCCCAGGACTTCAGGCAGCAGCGGAACCGGCAGTCACTGTGGGTCCAAGTGCTGCCCAACTTCAGCAGCGGAAGCCAGCAGGTGACATCAGTGCATGGAGGACCACAGGACCTAGCACCATTTCCATCTTCTGAACACAACACTGTTGCTTCACCCTTACAAATGATGCGCTAAT
This window of the Saccopteryx bilineata isolate mSacBil1 chromosome 10, mSacBil1_pri_phased_curated, whole genome shotgun sequence genome carries:
- the LOC136313972 gene encoding LOW QUALITY PROTEIN: C-C chemokine receptor type 1-like (The sequence of the model RefSeq protein was modified relative to this genomic sequence to represent the inferred CDS: deleted 1 base in 1 codon; substituted 1 base at 1 genomic stop codon), translating into MEENRIEIPISTVDYDRTTEFEDRKSTPCQKEDWRSFAAQLLPPLYSLVFVTGLVGNILVVLVLLQHKRLKNMTNIYLLNLAISDLLFLFTLPFWIHYYRKGNWVFGNVMYKLLSGLYYVGLYSEIFFIILLTIDRYLAIVHAVFALRARTVTFGIITSVVSWVLASLAAIPSFYFSESKIEFNRYSSTVYFPPEYHNHWKRFLALKLNILGLVLPLVIMIVCYTRIIKILLRRPNERKSKAVRLIFVIMVIFFLFWTPFNPTKFVAAFADALLESNCEXTKKQDLAIQVTEVISYMHCCVNSIIYIFIGERFLKYLRQLFHRLLSLSPWKHLPFFYTHSQDRASSMSPSTGEQELSDGIRLMLSKSDLLGTVAEAQGGESLEVSQVGTQEGTLDTDDSKDKVEGVSRKDSDVNGSCPFPMLMLGLLAQDFRQQRNRQSLWVQVLPNFSSGSQQDPGPIPLDRLLLTPPGNPSLCLSPPGNPAAHTVWMP